ATCGAAAGGTTATGGTGGATATAGTTATTATCATTGTAGTTTATATATAGGAGATAATCAGATAATAGAGGCTGTTGCAGAAAGAGGAGTTATATTAACTGATATAAGTAAATATAATGATAAAAGAAATCTAATAGCAAGAACTTCATTATTAGCAGAGATTTTAGATAGTGTTATTATTAATGCTAAGAAATTCATTGGTGCTGAGTATAATTCTCTTTTTCTACCAGATGCCGAAGGTAAATATTATTGTTCGCAATTAATGCATGAAGTTTTTAAGCAGGCGAACTATGGAAAATCATTTTTTGATAAGCATCAGTTAAATTACATAGAAGAAGGGCAACAAGAAGTTTCAAAATATTGGTTAGATCTATATTCTAATCATGGTTTAGATGTGCCTCAAGGTAAGGAAGGCTCGCATCCAAATAATTTATCGCTAGATAAAAAGTTTAAAAAAAAGTTTTTTCTAAGCTAGAATACCTTAACACTTGGGTTTGTCTTGTTAAAGGTTAGCCTTAGTGTATAATAACAACATAAAATTATAAAAATCTATTTTCTAGACGTTTGATGAGAGGAGGCTAGTATGGTTATCAAAAAAGCAACACAAAAAGATTACGATCGTATGGCTGATTTATGGGAAGATTCTGTTGCTAGTACATACGATTTTTTAACTATGAAAGAGATAGCTAGCCTTAAAAAAATCATTAGAGAAAAATATTTCACTAATCCAGAAATTGCTTATTATGTATTAAGAGATGATAATGATAAAATCGTTAGTTTCTCAGGAATTATAGGAGATAAAATAGAATTTCTATTTGTTGATCCTGCAACTTTTGGACATGGACATGGTAAAAAGTTATTAGTTCATGCTCTAAAAAATCATGGAGCTGTATGCGTTGATGTGCACCAACAAAATATGCATGCTTTAGCGTTTTATTCTAATTATGGGTTTGAAGTGGTCGAGAAGTCTGATAAGGATATCTTTGGACGTTTATATCCTGTATGTCACTTAAGAATTTCTGGTAAAATAGAGGATATATTGAATAAATTAGACTCTATGGATTAAACAATAATAAAATCCATCTCCTTGATTTTCTGACGGTAATATTTGGTAACCAAATTTCCTTTTATATTCAGATAAAATATTTATATTTTCTATTTGGGCATCTGGAGTTAACTGTAAAAAATTTTCTATTTGTTTTTCATTTTCTTCTTCAAGAATTGAGCAGGTTATATAAAGTAAATATCCATTAGGCTTTAAGTTACCCCATAGGTTTTGAAGTATTCTGCTTTGGATACCTAAAATATTTTTTACATCTTCAGAAGATCTAGATATTTTAATATCAGGATTTCTTCTTATTACACCTATAGCACTACAAGGAGCATCTAATATAATTTTGTCAAAGCTTCCTGATAATTTTTGAGTTAAATCATGCTTTTTTATTTCTACTTTACTATTAGAAGCTCGAGAAATATTATCTTTTAGTAGCTGCAATCTAGAGTCAATAATATCTATAGCAGTTAAATAAATATTTGGATTTATTTCTAACAGATGAGTTGTTTTTCCTCCTGGAGCTGCACAAGCATCAAGGATTCTTTCTTCATTGTGAGGATTAATTATATGACCAGCATATTGAGCGGATATGTCTTGAATAGTAAAGTAACCTTTATTAAAAAGATCATTGTTTTCAACACTTAAGGGAGTGTCAAGCCTTATACAATCTGTTAAAGAGGTTTGTTGAAAAGATATATTATTTTGATTTAGGAAATTCATAACTTCTTGTTTATTTTTTTGGTTGTTAAGCCTTATAAACATAGGAGCTTTTTTATTACTTTGAATAAGTATCTCTTGATAATCATTAGGATATTGAGATTTTATTTTACTACAAAGCCATTCAGGTAAATCAGTCTTTTTATATTCTAAGAAATCTCGTTTTACTATCTCAAAATCTCTTAATATTTGCCTTAAAATAGCATTTACCAATTTAGTTGCCCAAGTTATTTTAAGTTTTTTACAAGCATTTACAGTTTCATTTATTGCAGCATAATTAGGTTGAGACATTTCTAAAAGTTGTAATGTCCCAAGCATTATAAGTATTTTTACATTGATTTTGGTTTTATTTGAAATATATTTATTAACTATTTTTTCTAAAGAAAAGTAATTCCTAAAAAAGTCGTAACATAGCGCTTTTATAAAAGAACTGTCTTGAGAATCTAGATCTAGTTTTTTTAGCTTTTTATCTAAAGTAAGTAAAGTATTTTTCTTCGCTAGAATATCTAAGATATATTCACAAGCGATTGCTCGTGTATTCATTATTTTTTAATATGCTTCGCTAAAGTTTTAGCAATCTTAGGTTGGATTTTTTTGTTAGCAGCAATTATAAACTCTGCATTTTCTATATCACTTTTCCCAGTAATATCAGTAACAATAGCACCAGCTTCTTTTGCTATGATGTATCCAGCTGCAATATCCCATATTTTAATTTTAGTAGCTGTCCATAAACCATCTAAATAACCAGCTGCAACATATGCTAGATCCATAGCGATACTTCCAGAATATCTATATCCAGCAATAACTTTATGCAACTTTACTAATTCAATAAGATATGAATCATCAAAAGTTTTTCTTGAGTATTTTAGTGATACAGATAGTAAAGCTCCTGTCATATCCGGTCTGTCGGAGACTCTAATTTTTTGTCCATTTAATTGAGCACCCATACCTTTATATGCTGTAAACATAAGATCTAAGAAAGGATTATAAATTACACCAAGAATTATTTCATCATCTTTTTTAAGGCCTATAGATATACAGCATTGTGGTAATCCATGAACAAAGTTATTAGTGCCATCAATAGGATCAATTATCCATGTGAATCTACTATCTTTATTACCAAACTCACCTGTTTCTTCAGTTATAAAAAAATCATCAAATCCAGCTTTTCTAATACTATCTATAATAAGTTGTTCAACAGCGACATCAATATTTGAGACCAGTGTATTATCTTCTTTACGAGAAACTTTAACAGAGCCCATATTAGCTTGAGCTTGAACTATGATTTTTCCTGCTTTTCTAGCTGCGGTAGTTACAATATTAACTATTGGTTTCATAGTTTAAATAAATAAGACTTATATTGGTTAGTAATAATACATTATTTATTAGAAAATATCTTAGGTTTTATAAGTAAAAGCTTAGATTATTGAAGTAATTAAATATGTTATTCCTAAGCCACCTAATATTAACCAGATAAATAGGATTAATGCTAATAATAAAGGTTTTATACCGGCTTGGATGAATTTTGAAACATGAGTTTCTAATCCTAGAGCAGTCATTGCCATAGCTAATAAAAATTGGTCAACTTGAACTATAGAGTGAACAGTTGTTTGTGGTAATAAATTTAAAGAGTTAAAACCAGCAACTAGTATGAAGCCAATAGCGAACCATGGAATTACACTCATTAAAGATGGAGAAGAAACATCTTGAGATGCTTGATTATTTTTAATAGCTACTCGAGTTAGCCATATTCCTATAACAATAAGCATAGGAGCTAACATCATTACTCTAATCATTTTAACAGTTACCGCGACTTCTTCAGCATGACTGCTAATAGCATTACCAGCAGCAACTACTTGAGCAACTTCATGAATAGAGCCTCCAGCAAATATACCATATTGTTGTTCAGTAATAGTTCCAAGTAAACCAGCTTTCATTAGGATAGGGTACATAAACATTGCGATAGTCCCAAAAAGAACAACTGTTCCAACAGCCATAGCAGCTTTGTAAGGTTCAGACTTTAATGTACCTTCCGTTGCTAAAACAGCAGCAGCACCACATACAGCACTTCCAGATGAAACTAAGATAGCACTATCTCTATCTAGACCAAATACTTTTGTACCAAGTAGTATTCCAAATATCAGTGTAGATACTAACATAATTATAGAAACAGAAAGACCTGCAAGACCAACAGAAGCAATCAACTGGAAGGTTAAATTGAATCCATAAAATATGATAGCAAATCTTAATATTTTTTTAGCACTAAATACAACACCGGTTTTCCAATGATGGATTATTTTGCTAGCAGGAGTATGTGTAAGAGCCATACCTAATAGTATCCCAATAATTAATGGACTTATCCCTAGATCTTTAATAGCGGGGATTTTTGCAATGTAGTAAGCTACTCCAGCAAGGATGGCTACTAACAATACACCGAATATCATGCTTTGATTTATATATTTTTTCATATTATTTTTAATTAGAATTAGATTTTGTGTAAATATAACCTATAAATATTAAACTTTATATTAAAAAGAATTTATATAATTTATTAAGAAAATTGATGATTTTAAATAGTATAAGAACTATTAGTGGACCGGTAAGTTTTCAGTTTTACTTTCTTTTGAATATATAACAGCAAGCACTATTAATATAAAAGATATTAAATAGAAAAATACCACAGCGTGCATTACAGTTACTAAGCCAAAATATTTATTAATAAATGCACCAGTGGTTGTTGATAATGCAGTACCAGTTGTTCCAAATAATAATATTGTTGTAATTAAAGTTGGAGGTGGGTTTTCCATTTGGAATGTTCCGTAGGCTAATAACCCTGCATATATGTAACAGTTAAATAAACCAAAGACTATTGCAGCTCTTAGGACTATATCTATATTAGGTATATAGATTATGCAACATAAACATATTGTTGAAACGACCATAAAAGAAGGAAGAATGAATTTTAAAGGAATTTTTCTAGTAATTAATGGGCTAAGGAATAATCCTATACATTGAGCTGTCCAAAAATATGATAAAGGCTTATTTGCATCTATAGCTCCCCAGCCTAGTATATCTTGGAAATAGGTTTGAGCATAACTTGTCATTGTTAGTTGAGCTAGTAGAAATAGGAATGCTGCAAAGGCTATACAATATAAGCTGAAACTCCAAGAAGAGAAATTTAAGTTTGATTGTTTTTTTGACTCACAGCTATGTCTATTAAGTATCGTAAAATCTGAGAAGATAACTAATACTAAAATAGCAATAGCTGTGATTTGTAAAATAGCATATATAGTGTACCATTCAAAATTTTGGGTGATAAGATAAGCTGCAAATATTGGAATTATTGCACCACCAAAACTAAAAAAGAAATCAGTGAAGATTACATTCATTGCTCTAACTTTATGATCATTATATATATGAACAATCATGTAGCTTGCAATAGCCATGAACAAACCACCTGTAAGTCCTACACAAGTTAGTAATATTTTTAAGGTAAACATAGATGGTGATATGTATGTTATTAATGAAGATAAAACTCCAATAATAACAGCTATTATTAAAAGTAGTTTAATAGAGAATCGTATCATTAGAAAACCAATTATAAATATTGCAAACCACATAGCAACATTAATAAAAGTGAAAGCAAAACCAATATTACTATTATCAAAATATTCTGATAGAGGTTTCATTACTGCGCCTGTAACTAAGATCACATTAGCTGTGTAGAAATAGCAAAGATAACAAGTTAAAGTAAGTATTACTTTATTTTTTAATGACATTTCAGTATTCATCTATTTAGTCCTGTAAAAGCTTAGAAAAAATTCTAGTTTTGCATAAATTATACTAATTTTAGCAGGAATTTTTAAAATATACTTTATATGATTTTAATAAAATAATAATTACTAAAGAAGCTTAAAAAATATGGAATTTTCCGAAATTGTTTGGGATAAAGGAGTTCCAAAGTCAAAGATATTTGATGATGTTTGTAATCTAAAGAATTATTTTTTCAGAAAGCAGATGCTTGGTTTTTAGATGGTTTTGAGGTAAAAAAAGAGAAATGATATATGGGTTTTATAAATAATTATTTGTAAAGATGCTATTTCTTTTCTTGCTATTAAACTTAGTAGTGTTACGATGAACGGTTAAGTCTAATATTTAAACTTTGATTATTATGTCTTTGCTATTTGCTAATCCACTTAAGCCTGTCTATGGTATTGTGGGACAGGGTAGATTGGGTAAACATTTAGTTAAATATTTTGCATCTCTTAATTTAGATTTTGTAGTTTGGGATTATAAAAGTACTCGAAATCTCGAGGTTGTTTTTGAAAATGTAGAAATTGTTTTGCTGGCTATTCCTGATAAGACAATAGATTTGTTTTTAACAGAGAGTCCAAAATTACAGAAGAAAGTTTGTATTCATTTCTCAGGAGCTTTAGTTTCAAGGTTAGCTTTTGGATTTCATCCATTAATGACTTTTAATAATGAAATTTATTCTGATGATGTTTATAAAAGCATTTTATTTGTTCAAGATAAAAAAGCTCCTTCATTTAAAGATCTTTTTCCTGAGTTACCTAATCAATACATATCTATAGATGAGAGAGATAAGGCTTATTACCATGCATTATGTGTTTTAGCGAATAACTTCACGACGATATTATGGCAAAAGTTTTTTTATGAGATGAAAAATAGGTTCTTAGCTTCTGATAAGACTTTAGAACCCTTTATAAAGCAGACAATGATAAATATTATGAAAGATCCAGAAAAAGCTTTAACAGGTCCTTTAGTCAGAAATGATGAAGAAACAATATCAAAAAACCTTAAAGCTTTAGATAAAGATCCTTTTAAAGAAATTTATCAGAGTTTTGTGGAAACTTATCAAGTTATTTCAAATGAGAATAGAGGAGAAAGAAATGACAAAAGTTAAAAGTAAGCTACTACCTTCACAATTACTAAACTATAAAAGAGATAAGAAAAAAATATCGATGTTAACTTGCTATGATTATTCTTTTGCATGTATAGCTAATGAAAGCGAAATTGATATTTTACTAGTTGGTGATAGTGGAGTTATGACTATATTTGGATATCCAGATACTACTCATGCAACTATAGAGATGATGGAGTTTATGACTAAAGCAGTCCATTCCGGCGCACCAAATAAATTTATTGTTGGAGATATGCCCTTTTTATCTAATAGAAAGGGTATAAGGTATGCTGTTGAATGTGCTGAGAAGCTGATAAAAGCTGGAGCAAATTCTATAAAGATTGAAGGTGTAGAAGGGCATGCTGATGTTATCGAGCACATAGTAAACTCAGGAATTCCTGTTATGGGACATTTGGGCCTTACTCCTCAATCAGTAAATAGCTTAGGTTATAAAGTCCAAGGTAAAACTACGGACTCAGCAGAACTAATAAAACAACAAGCTTTGTTATTACAAAAGTTAGGTTGCTTTGCTTTAGTTTTAGAGTGTGTTCCAAGTGTTTTAGCTAAAGAAATTACTGAATTACTAAGTATCCCAGTTATTGGTATTGGTGCTGGAAAAGATGTAGATGGTCAAGTTCTAGTATTACAAGATATGCTAGGAATGACATCAAATCTTAAGCCTAAGTTTGTACGTCATTTTTTTAGTGGGTTTACAGATATAAAAACTGCATTTGATAAATATCATGATGAAGTAAATAACATATCATATCCTGCTCAAAGTGAAAGTTATGATATACAAATAGCTTAGAGAGGATAAAGATATGAAAATAGTCACAGATATTAACCAATGGGTAAAACTACGTAAATCTTTAGCTAAAGATAAATCTATAGGTGTTGTAATGACAATGGGGACATTACATAAGGGACACTTAAGCTTAGTTGAAAAAAGTAAAAAAGAAAATGATATAACTATAGTTACAATATTTTTAAATCCTACACAATTTAATAATCAAAGTGACTTTATAAACTATCCAAAAACATGGGAAGAGGATGTCGATTTATTAGAAAATGCTGAGGTTAACTTTTTATTATCACCAATTAAAGAAGATATTTATCCAGATAACTATAATTATCAACTTAGTGAAAAATCATTAAGCAAAATCCTTTGTGGTAAATCTCGTCCTGGCCATTTTGATGGGGTCTTAACCATTGTTATGAAGCTTTTGCAACTGACACAAGCAGATAAAGCATACTTTGGAGAAAAAGATTTTCAGCAATTATATTTGATTAAAGAGATGGCAAAAGCATTTTTTGTGCCAACAGAAATTATAGGTTGTCCAATTATACGAGAATCAGATGGTTTGGCATTTAGTTCCCGTAATTTACGTTTGTCTGAAAAAGGTAGAGAAAAAGCTAGGATCTTTGCGGAGTTAATAAAACTAAATAAGCCTCTTAAACAGATTGAAAAACAATTAGAGCAAAATGATATTCAAGTCGATTATTTAGAAGAACATTTTGATAGGCGCTTTGCAGCGGCATTTATTGAAGAAGTTAGACTTATTGATAATTTTTCATTAGAGGAGGTTAAGGCTTAATCATGAAGAGAACATTACTTAAATCAAAGATACATATGGCTACAGTTACAGAAGCTAACTTAAATTATTATGGTTCAATTAGTATAGATAGAAAATTATGCGAGGCAGCTAACCTTATACCTTTTGAAAAGGTAGAGATTTATAATTGTAATAACGGGAGCCGTTTTGCAACATATGTTATTTTAGGAGATTCAGGAGAAATTTGCTTAAATGGAGCAGCAGCTAGGCATGTCGCTGCTGATGATGTGGTGATAATAGCATCGTATGCGGAGTATGAGACTTCTGAAGAATTATCACATAATCCTCATTTGGTTTTTGTTGATAAGAATAATGAAATTACAGAAATACGTCGTTATTTAGATTCATCTATTAATAAAGCTAGTTAGGTTTCTATAGTAAGCTAGCAATCTCACTTGCTGATTTAACAGCATTAAAAGATGTAAATGAATATTCCGCAATTTTTTCTTTGTAAAAAGGATCATCTTTTAAAATCTCTTTTACCTCATTTATGTCACCTACAGCTAAAATAACACCGCCACTTTTATCTTCTTTAGGGCCAGAAGCTAGAAATAGCTTATTTTTATAACCGATATCTAAAAATTCTCTATGAGCAGGTCTAATTCTAGCTATTTCTTCTTCACTTTTAATATATTTTAGTTCTACAATATGAATCTTCATTTTACTTTTCCTTTAGTGATTTTGTTTATCAAAATATTTATAGTTTAAAATTCTACAAGAACTCTAATTAGTAATAAATTGAAATGCTTATATTTAATAAGTTTAAGAGTATGAAAAATGTTGCTAAAGATAAAGGTAAATTGTTTAATGTCTTTATTAATTCAATTAAGGATATATCTATAATGTCTGTATTATTTAGTCCAATTAAACTCGGATCATTCGAGTTAAAAAATAGAATAATAATGGCACCACTAACAAGATGTCGTGCTGATCAAAATAGAGTTCCAACTGATGATATGGTTACGTACTATTCTCAAAGGGCTACTGCTGGAATGATACTTACTGAAGCTACTTCAATATCACCAATGGGTGTGGGTTATCCAAATACTCCTGGTATTTGGACTAATGAGCAAATACGAGGCTGGAAGAAAGTAGTTGATGCGGTTCATAAAGAAGGAGGCATTATATTACTTCAGCTTTGGCATGTTGGTCGCATTTCAGACCCTGTATATTTAGATGGTAAGACACCAGTGTCAGCTAGCGCAGTAAAGCCAGCAGGGCATGTGAGTTTGTTAAGACCAAAGAAAGAATTTGTTACACCAAGAGAGCTTAGCTTAGAGGAAATAAAGAATATTATTTTAGAATATAAACAAGCTGCCATAAATGCTAAGAAAGCAGGATTTGATGGTGTAGAGATTCATGGGGCAAATGGTTATTTGTTAGATCAGTTTTTACAAGATGGCACAAATAAGCGTAATGATAAATATGGTGGTTCATTAAAAAATAGAGCAAGACTTATGTTAGAAGTTACTGATGCTGTAGTAGATATTTGGGGGCATGATTATGTAGGTATGCATATAGCACCTAGATGTGACTCGCATGATATGTCAGATTCCGATCCTGTTAAAACTTTTTCATATTTATTGTCAGAATTAAGTAAACGTAAATTAGCTTTTGTTTTTGCAAGAGCGAGTCTTGGAGATGATGATTTGGCAGGAAAGCTTAAATCAGCATTTAAAGGCAACTATATAATTAATCAGCAACTAGATAAAGAAACTGCTGAGCAAATGATATTAGATGGTAAGGCTGATGCAGCTGCATGGGGTCAAAGATTTATAGCTAATCCTGATTTAGTTAGAAGATATAAGGAAGGTATTGAGTTAAATTCACCAAATCCTGAATTATATTATCATGGTGGAGCAAATGGCTATATAGATTATCCTTTTGCAAAATAATATTGAGAATGAATAGAGAATTAAATAAAACTAATTATTTTAGATGTAAATTCTTTAGTAGTTGTCAGTTTCATATCTTTACTATAGATATCAGCAGTTCTATAACCTTGTTCTAAAGTTTTTTCTACAGCTTTTTCAATAGCTTGAGATTCTTCAACTAAATCAAAAGAGTAAGCTAACATTAAAGCAGCTGATAATATTTGAGCAATAGGATTAGCTTTTCCTAATCCTTTAATATCATAAGCAGATCCACCAGAAGGCTCATATAAACCAAATCCATCAGCATTTAGACTAATAGATGGAACTAGTCCAATAGATCCTGGTAGGACAGATGCTAGATCTGATAATATATCTCCAAATATATTACCTGTAACCAAAACATCAAATTGTCCTGGATTTAATACTAATTGCATAGCACAGTTATCAACATACATATGATTAACTTTTACATCAGGAAAATCTTTAGCAACCTCATTTACTACATCGCGCCATAATCTTGATGTATCAAGTACATTAGCCTTATCGACAGATGTAAGTACTTTTGAGCGTTCTTGAGCTCTTTTAAAGGCTTTGATAGCTATATTGCGGATAGTTTCTTCATCATATTCAGCTAAGTCTGTAGCTTGTCTGACTCCATTACTATCTATAAATCTTTTATGCTCACCAAAATATATATCTCGAGATAACTCTCTAAATATTTCGATATCAGCACCATTTTTGATTCGCTCATCTTTTAGTGGGCAACTATCTTTTAGTGATTCAAAAACTTTAGCAGGGCGGATATTAACATTAAAATTAAAAGTCTTTCTAAGAGCTAAAATACTTTTTGCTTCACACCCTTGCCATTTTTCTTCATTTTGAGCCTCTACAGGGCCACCTACTGAGCCAAACAAAATAGCATCAGAATTTTTACATATTTCTATAGTTTTAGCAGGGCAGTGATCTTTGTATTTATCATAAGCAGCACCACCGACTAAAGCATATGTGTAGTTAAATGTGTGATTATATTTTTGTGCTATAGCATCAAGAACTTCTATTGCACATTCCATAACTTCTGGACCAATTCCATCGCCAGCTAATACAGCAATATTTTTATTCATAGTGATTAGGCTCTATTTTGTTCAAATTGATGAATTTCATCTTTTAATGATAATAAATAAGTCATATCATCAAGACCTTTTAAAAGACATTCTTTTCTAAAAGGATCATATTCAAAAGAATACTCTTCTTTAGAAGTGGAAATGGTTTGTTTTTCTAAGTCTATTGTTAGTTGAAAACTAGCATCTTCAGCTTTATCACAAAGCTTTTTAACTATATTTTCATCAAGACTTATTAGCAATAATCCATTCTTTGCAGAATTGTTGAAAAAGATATCAGAAAATGAAGGTGCTATTATAGCTTTTATTCCAGCTTGTGTAAGAGCCCAAACAGCATGCTCTCTAGATGAACCACAGCCAAAGTTATTTCCAGCTATCAAAATTTCCGCATTTTTATATTCAGGCTTATTAAATATAAAGTCTTTATCTTTTTCTTTAAGCCTACAGAATAAACTTTCTCCATATCCATCTTTAGATGTTTGAGTAAGAAATTCAGCAGGTATTATCATATCAGTATCAATATCACTTAACCAAAGAGGTAAAGCATTACTTGTTAACTTTTTAAAAGCTTGCATTTATTTTGCCTCCTTGCCTAATTGTTCAACACTACAAATTTTACCCATAATTGCACTAGCAGCTACAGTTTGCGGTGAAGCAAGATGAGTTATGCTGCCTTTACCTTGTCTACCAATAAAGTTACGGTTTGATGTACTAATACATCTTTCTCCTGCAGGGACTTTATCGTCATTCATAGCTAAGCACATAGAACAACCAGGCATTCTAAACTGCGCTCCAGCATCAGTAAATATTTTGTCTAAACCTTCAGATATTGCAATACTTCTAACTTGTTCAGAACCAGGAACTATATACATAGTTACATTCTTGGCAACTTTTTTGCCTTTTAGAACTTCAGCTGCAGCTCTCATATCCTCAATGCGTCCATTAGTACAACTTCCTACAAATGCCCATTGGATTTCTTTACCCATAATATTTTCATTTTCAGCAAAGCTTGTGTATTCGTAAGCCTGTTGAGCTAATTTTTGTTGATGTGCCGGAATATCTTTTAGGCTGGGTACTTTATCTGTAATAGATATGGCATGCTGAGGGTTAATTCCCCAAGTAACCATAGGTTGCAAATTTTCAACATTTACAGTTATTACTTTATCATAGTGAGCATTTTTGTCAGAAACTATAGACTTCCAATTTTCTACCGCTTTATCAAAATCAGTACCTTGAGGAGCGTATCGTCTACCTTTTAAATATGCAAAAGTTTTTTCATCAGGAGATACTAAGCCAGCTCTTGCACCACATTCTATGGACATATTACAAAGAGTCATTCTTTCTTCTACAGACATATTAATAATAGACTCACCAGTATACTCGATTACATGGCCACCAGCTCCACCAATACCAATATCAGCTATCAGTCTCATTACGATATCTTTAGCTGTAGCATATTTGCTAGGAGTCCCAATAAATTCTACTTTCATAGTTTTGGGTCTATACTGAAGAATACAGTTTGTTGCTAAGACATGACCAACTTCAGAAGTTCCAACCCCAAATGCTAACGCGCCAAAAGCTCCGTGAGTAGATGTATGAGAGTCCCCACATACTAATGTTGTACCAGGAAGTGTGAAGCCTAGTTCTGG
This region of Francisella frigiditurris genomic DNA includes:
- a CDS encoding YiiX/YebB-like N1pC/P60 family cysteine hydrolase, which codes for MLRKGDVIFTIDPAEENISSLSKGYGGYSYYHCSLYIGDNQIIEAVAERGVILTDISKYNDKRNLIARTSLLAEILDSVIINAKKFIGAEYNSLFLPDAEGKYYCSQLMHEVFKQANYGKSFFDKHQLNYIEEGQQEVSKYWLDLYSNHGLDVPQGKEGSHPNNLSLDKKFKKKFFLS
- a CDS encoding GNAT family N-acetyltransferase yields the protein MVIKKATQKDYDRMADLWEDSVASTYDFLTMKEIASLKKIIREKYFTNPEIAYYVLRDDNDKIVSFSGIIGDKIEFLFVDPATFGHGHGKKLLVHALKNHGAVCVDVHQQNMHALAFYSNYGFEVVEKSDKDIFGRLYPVCHLRISGKIEDILNKLDSMD
- the rsmB gene encoding 16S rRNA (cytosine(967)-C(5))-methyltransferase RsmB, yielding MNTRAIACEYILDILAKKNTLLTLDKKLKKLDLDSQDSSFIKALCYDFFRNYFSLEKIVNKYISNKTKINVKILIMLGTLQLLEMSQPNYAAINETVNACKKLKITWATKLVNAILRQILRDFEIVKRDFLEYKKTDLPEWLCSKIKSQYPNDYQEILIQSNKKAPMFIRLNNQKNKQEVMNFLNQNNISFQQTSLTDCIRLDTPLSVENNDLFNKGYFTIQDISAQYAGHIINPHNEERILDACAAPGGKTTHLLEINPNIYLTAIDIIDSRLQLLKDNISRASNSKVEIKKHDLTQKLSGSFDKIILDAPCSAIGVIRRNPDIKISRSSEDVKNILGIQSRILQNLWGNLKPNGYLLYITCSILEEENEKQIENFLQLTPDAQIENINILSEYKRKFGYQILPSENQGDGFYYCLIHRV
- a CDS encoding inositol monophosphatase family protein; this encodes MKPIVNIVTTAARKAGKIIVQAQANMGSVKVSRKEDNTLVSNIDVAVEQLIIDSIRKAGFDDFFITEETGEFGNKDSRFTWIIDPIDGTNNFVHGLPQCCISIGLKKDDEIILGVIYNPFLDLMFTAYKGMGAQLNGQKIRVSDRPDMTGALLSVSLKYSRKTFDDSYLIELVKLHKVIAGYRYSGSIAMDLAYVAAGYLDGLWTATKIKIWDIAAGYIIAKEAGAIVTDITGKSDIENAEFIIAANKKIQPKIAKTLAKHIKK
- a CDS encoding YeiH family protein, which codes for MKKYINQSMIFGVLLVAILAGVAYYIAKIPAIKDLGISPLIIGILLGMALTHTPASKIIHHWKTGVVFSAKKILRFAIIFYGFNLTFQLIASVGLAGLSVSIIMLVSTLIFGILLGTKVFGLDRDSAILVSSGSAVCGAAAVLATEGTLKSEPYKAAMAVGTVVLFGTIAMFMYPILMKAGLLGTITEQQYGIFAGGSIHEVAQVVAAGNAISSHAEEVAVTVKMIRVMMLAPMLIVIGIWLTRVAIKNNQASQDVSSPSLMSVIPWFAIGFILVAGFNSLNLLPQTTVHSIVQVDQFLLAMAMTALGLETHVSKFIQAGIKPLLLALILFIWLILGGLGITYLITSII
- the tsgA gene encoding MFS transporter TsgA; the encoded protein is MNTEMSLKNKVILTLTCYLCYFYTANVILVTGAVMKPLSEYFDNSNIGFAFTFINVAMWFAIFIIGFLMIRFSIKLLLIIAVIIGVLSSLITYISPSMFTLKILLTCVGLTGGLFMAIASYMIVHIYNDHKVRAMNVIFTDFFFSFGGAIIPIFAAYLITQNFEWYTIYAILQITAIAILVLVIFSDFTILNRHSCESKKQSNLNFSSWSFSLYCIAFAAFLFLLAQLTMTSYAQTYFQDILGWGAIDANKPLSYFWTAQCIGLFLSPLITRKIPLKFILPSFMVVSTICLCCIIYIPNIDIVLRAAIVFGLFNCYIYAGLLAYGTFQMENPPPTLITTILLFGTTGTALSTTTGAFINKYFGLVTVMHAVVFFYLISFILIVLAVIYSKESKTENLPVH
- a CDS encoding Rossmann-like and DUF2520 domain-containing protein, whose product is MSLLFANPLKPVYGIVGQGRLGKHLVKYFASLNLDFVVWDYKSTRNLEVVFENVEIVLLAIPDKTIDLFLTESPKLQKKVCIHFSGALVSRLAFGFHPLMTFNNEIYSDDVYKSILFVQDKKAPSFKDLFPELPNQYISIDERDKAYYHALCVLANNFTTILWQKFFYEMKNRFLASDKTLEPFIKQTMINIMKDPEKALTGPLVRNDEETISKNLKALDKDPFKEIYQSFVETYQVISNENRGERNDKS
- the panB gene encoding 3-methyl-2-oxobutanoate hydroxymethyltransferase, with product MTKVKSKLLPSQLLNYKRDKKKISMLTCYDYSFACIANESEIDILLVGDSGVMTIFGYPDTTHATIEMMEFMTKAVHSGAPNKFIVGDMPFLSNRKGIRYAVECAEKLIKAGANSIKIEGVEGHADVIEHIVNSGIPVMGHLGLTPQSVNSLGYKVQGKTTDSAELIKQQALLLQKLGCFALVLECVPSVLAKEITELLSIPVIGIGAGKDVDGQVLVLQDMLGMTSNLKPKFVRHFFSGFTDIKTAFDKYHDEVNNISYPAQSESYDIQIA
- the panC gene encoding pantoate--beta-alanine ligase; translation: MKIVTDINQWVKLRKSLAKDKSIGVVMTMGTLHKGHLSLVEKSKKENDITIVTIFLNPTQFNNQSDFINYPKTWEEDVDLLENAEVNFLLSPIKEDIYPDNYNYQLSEKSLSKILCGKSRPGHFDGVLTIVMKLLQLTQADKAYFGEKDFQQLYLIKEMAKAFFVPTEIIGCPIIRESDGLAFSSRNLRLSEKGREKARIFAELIKLNKPLKQIEKQLEQNDIQVDYLEEHFDRRFAAAFIEEVRLIDNFSLEEVKA